The Polynucleobacter sp. VK25 genome segment GATGCCGCCAGTGTCAAAAGTAATGCCCTTACCAACCAAGACAATTGGAGCCTCCCCTGCTTTGCCGCCCTGATGCTTCATCACAATAAATTGCGGTGGCGTCACAGCTCCCTTGGCAACGGATAAGAATGAACCCATACCCAAAGCCTCGATCTGCTTCAGACCGAGTACCTCAACCTTGAGGCTAGTCTTTTTGCTTAAGCCCTGAGCGGCCTTACCTAAATAGGTTGGGGTGCAGATGTTTGGTGGCAAATTACCCAGGTCTTTTGCTAAATTCATACCTTCAACCATAGATACGCCCTGCTCTACGGCTGCTTTCAATTCTTTGGCGCAAGCATCATTGCCAGCGAAAACTAAATTCTTAAAAGCGTCTGCTTTATCTTTGGCTTTAAATTTCATAGCCGGCTGACGCACACCAAAGCGGTAAGCTTGATCGCCAGCATATTGAACCGTTAAACGCACTTCTTCTGCTATGAAGTCAGCCTTGTGAGCTAGCGCAAAACTTGGCGTGAACCAAAGGGCGCTTTCAACTGACCCACCACTGAGTGCTTTTAATGCTGCACGAGCTACTTTGGAATAGGTTGTCAAACTACGCTCACTGGCGAGGTGAACATCACCCAAACTCACCAGCAATATTCTTTTTGCTTTGACGCCATTGGTAGACCAAGATTTTTCAGCTCGCAACATGCAAACAGCCGCTTGATTAGCGTCTAAATCTCCAACCGTATCGGCATGAGTAACTGAGCCTCCAAGCATCAGATCCAGCTCTGGCAAGAACCCCACTTTTGCTTTTGCACCTTTTGCACCGGTAAAGCTATCTATATCTGCCTTTGAATAGGCCAGCACCAAACAGTCAGTGGCCTGACTAAGCAAGGTTTTGAGGCTAGATTTCTGGAGTTTTGGACTCTGCAGGTCGGCTTGAGGGAAAATCTTGGTGCTAAATTGAATTGTCATAATCTATTACGGTGTTTTGGTCGATTCAAAAGGGAGGTAATTGCTAATTTGGGACGTTTATCCATTATCCTCCGACATGAGATGAACTTCCCTTATCACTAGCAATATAAGCCATTTATAGCCTCCATCCACTATCAACTAACCTCGTAAATCCAGACCCCTATTTCTCATGATTTTTAAACAGGCCCTTCGCCGTGAACTCAGTTTTACAACTGGCGGGGTCTTTTTGGTCTTAGTCACCATTATGGTGACTACCTTGGTGATCCGGATTTTGGGCTTTGCCGCTAATGGCGCAGTCAATCCAGAAGATGCGCTCGTATTAATTGCCCTGGCTACCTTGGGATATCTCGCCGTTCTTTTAACGGTCTCTTTATTTGTTGCAACGCTGATAGTTTTAGTTCGCTGGTACAAAGATTCAGAGATGATCGTTTGGTTTGCTAGCGGCTTAAGCGTGACAAATCTCATTCGCCCTATTCTGCAATTTGCTACGCCTCTCATTATTGTGATTGCCTTGCTTGCCCTTTTTGTTTGGCCATGGGCAAATCGTGAGTCCACTTTAATTAGTCAGCGCTTTCAACAACGCGATGACGTATCGATGGTGAGCTCTGGACAATTTAAAGAATCCGCAAAAGCAGAACGCGTCTTTTTTATTGAAGAGCTCGATGTTGATAAAAGTGAAGTTAAAAATATCTTTGTTGCCGACTCCAAGAATGGTCGCTTAAGCATTGCCGTTTCATCAAGTGGCTATATCCAAAACTCTGCAGGTGGCGAGAAATCGATCGTGCTGCATAACGGCAGACGCTATGAGGGGCAACCTACTCAGCCCGATTTTAGGATTCTCGAATTCGATGAATACAGCACCAAGATCCGCAGTAAAGAGACCTTAGCGCCAGCGCCACGCGATCGCGAGAAGACAATCACCGAGCTTATAAACGAGCCTAATCCGGCATTCACCAATCCCAATCGCGCAGAATTGCTGTGGCGTATTGGTCTACCGCTGATGGCGCTTGGTCTGGTACTGATTGCCATTCCCCTTGCTTACGTAAATCCGCGCCTAGGTAATTACACAGCGATGTTCTATGCGGTCTTGATTTATTTGATTTACAGCAACTTACTAAATCTCACGCAGAATTTTGTATCACAAGGCAAGGTCAGCGTGTTTGTTGCCATCTGGCCGATTCATTTGCTTGCTCTCTTGATTGCTACAGCCTTAATTCGCAATCGTATTAATCCTTCGCTGAAGTGGTGGCTTCGTCAATTACCCGCTTCAATGGTTAAGAAATGAAATTACTCTTTCCTTTCATTTATGAGCGCTATCTAGCCAAGCAGATCTATGCTGCTTTTGGTTTTATCTTATTTGCTTTAGTTGCACTCTTCTTATTCTTTGATATCTTGAGTGAACTTGGCTCTGTCCAAGGTGCCTACACACTTCCCTTGGCGCTACTGCACGTTCTTTTAAAAGCACCTAGCCGCATCTCCGAGATTATTCCAATTGCAGGCTTAATTGGCAGCATCTATGTATTTGCCATGCTAGCTAGCCAGTCTGAATTCACGATTTTGCGTATCGCCGGACTGGACGTTAAGCGCGGCCTAATTACCCTAACCAAAATCTCTTTGCCTTTGATTGCACTAACCCTCATCATGAGCGAATGGGTTGGCCCTTACACCGAGGCCAAGTCCGATCAGATCCGCATGAAAGCCATGGGTTCTGCCTACTCTTCTCAGTTTAGAACGGGTGTTTGGGTAAAAGATCGTTTGCGTGATGAAGATGGCAGTGGTCCAGTTCGCCCCGGCGTACGCTATGTCAACGTTGGCAAGGTCGACAAAGATAATGAAATTCGCAATATCCGTATGTATGAGTTTGACGACACATACCACCTCCTCTCGATTCGGAGCGCAGCCTCTGGGCACTTTGATGAAACAGGTGTCTGGGTTTTAAATGATGTGACAGAAACTCGCTTTAAAGAAACCAAGCAGTCCGATCCATTGAATCCTGTTTTTTCTGCGCAAACTTTTACGCATCCTATTGTGTCCTTGGAGTCTGAGGTCACCCCACAAATTTTGAGCGTACTGTTAATTAGTCCTGAAAAAATGTCGATCGTGAGTTTAGGTCGCTTTATTTCACATCTACGTGATAACAAACAGGATGCTCAGCGCCACTCAATCGCTTTCTGGAAAAAAGTGGTTTACCCATTCACTATTTTTGTGATGCTCACACTAGCCCTACCTTTCGCCTATTTGAAGGTTCGAGCCGGTAGTGTTGGCATTAAGGTATTCGGCGGCATCATGCTGGGGATGAGCTTCCAGCTCTTTAACTCTCTGTTCTCGAATGTGGGGCTCCTGGGTTCTTGGCCAGCACTCCTCACAGCCCTCACCCCGCCACTGCTGTACTTCCTATTGGCGATCCTTGGACTGCGTTGGGTTTCCAAGGCTTAATACCCAAAAATCATTTAGAATTTGATTCCTATATCTTTGTAGATATATAGATAGGAATCCTCATGAATCTTCATCAATTCCGTTTTGTACGGGAAGCTGTTAGACAGAACTTCAACTTAACGACCGCTGCAAAGGCGCTCTTTACCTCCCAGCCTGGTGTATCTAAGGCGATCATTGAGTTGGAAGATGAGCTGGGCGTAGAGATCTTTCGTCGTCATGGCAAACGCATTCGCTCTCTGACCGAGCCTGGCAAACGCATTTTGAGTTCGATTGAGCGCATTCTTGATGAAGTAGAAACACTCAAAAGAGTAGGCAAAGATTTTGCCAGCCAAGACCAAGGTAGCTTTGTGATTGCGACTACGCATACACAAGCGCGCTATGCACTTCCGAAAGTGCTTACTGAATTTACAAAACGCTTTCCAAAAGTGAAGGTCAGCATTCAGCAAGGAAGTCCAGGCCAAATTGCTGAGTTACTCACACACGATCGCGCTGATATTGCGATTGCAACTGAGGGTATTGCTAATACCCCTGGCGTCCTGGCGCTACCTGGCTATCAATGGCAACACGTGCTCATGGTGCCGTTGAGTCACCCGCTCCTCAACCAAGCAACGCTTACGCTTGAAGAGATTGCCAAGTACCCCATCATTACCTATGACAAAGCCTTCGCAGGTCGAAGCAAGATTGATGCTGCCTTTGCACAAAGAAACATCACACCCGATATTATTTTGGAAGCGATTGATGCCGACGTCATTAAGACCTATGTAGAAACAGGTATGGGCATTGGTATTGTTGCTGGTCATGCTTACGATCCGGACAGAGATCGCAATCTCAAAGTGATCCCTGCGGGACATCTGTTTGGCAACAACGTGACCCATCTCGGCGTTAAGCAAGGCGCTTACCTCAGATCCTTTGTTTACACCTTCATTGAGCTCTTCTCACCCACACTCACGAAGAAGATTGTTGAGCAAGCCATGAATAACGAGTCAGAGACTTACGAAATCTAGTCCGATCAAGAATTACTCTGGGAATACTCAAAGACAGAACAGTCTTTGAGTGGTGCCTCGGGGCGGACTCGAACCGCCACGCCTTGCGGCACCGGATTTTGAGTCCGGCACGTCTACCAATTCCATCACCGAGGCAGGTGTTTGCAGTGGAAATTCTGCTTACTTTGCTACTTTGTTACTGCTAAGACATGAGAGTGTAACAAAAAATGGTCAGATACCCCCTACCTCGGGTCTAGAACCCCTTAAAATGAGGTCTTCTAGCCAAATTATTAAAAGGACTTACCCGTATGGCCGGCCATTCGAAATGGGCCAATATTCAACACCGCAAAGGTCGTCAGGACGAAAAACGCGGCAAGATTTGGACCAAACTCATTAAAGAAATTACCGTAGCCGCCAAATTAGGTGGTGGCGATATCGCTACAAACCCACGTTTACGCCTGGCTATTGATAAAGCCAAAGATTCCAACATGCCAAACGACAACGTACAAAGAGCGATTCAACGCGGCACTGGCTCGCTTGAAGGCGTGAACTACGAAGAGATTCGTTACGAAGGTTATGGCATTAATGGCGCGGCCATCATTGTGGATTGCTTAACCGATAACCGCACTCGTACTGTCGCAGAAGTTCGCCATGCTTTTAATAAAAATGGCGGCAATATGGGTACAGAAGGTTCTGTTGCTTTCTTGTTCAAGCATTGTGGACAGATGTTGTTTGCCCCAGGCACCAGCGAAGACCAGTTGATGGAAGTTGCTTTAGATGCTGGTGCTGAAGATGTTATTACGCATGATGATGGATCTTTAGAAGTGCTCTCTCCTGTTCCTGATTTTTCTAAAGTGCAAGACGCCATTGGCAAGGCTGGTCTTAAGCCTGAACTGGCAACCGTTGCTATGCGTCCTGAGACAGAAATTGCCTTAGAGGGTGATCAAGCCGAAAGCATGCAGAAGTTATTAGATGCACTCGAGAACTTAGATGACGTTCAAGAAGTATTTACGAACGCCGCACTTTAATTACCTCATTTAAATATTAGATAGCTTGTTATGAAAATTCTACTAATCGGATCTGGCGGACGTGAACATGCGTTGGCCTGGAAGTTAGCCCAATCCCCCCAGGTACAAAAGGTATATGTTGCGCCAGGTAACGGTGGTACAGCTACCGCCAAGCAAACTGATGCAGGCATCGAGAATTTACCGATCACGGGACTGCAAGAGCTTGCTGACTTCGCCAAGCGCGAGAAGATTCATTTAACGGTTGTGGGACCAGAGGCTCCCCTTGCTGCTGGCATCGTCGATGTGTTCCGCAATAATGGCTTACGTATTTTTGGCCCAACGCAATTGGCTGCGCAACTAGAATCTTCTAAAGACTTTTCTAAAGCCTTTATGAAACGCCACGGCATTCCAACGGCGGATTACCAAACCTTCTCTAACGCATTAGAGGCGCACGCTTATATCGATGCAAAAGGCGCGCCAATTGTGATTAAGGCTGATGGTCTAGCCGCCGGCAAGGGTGTCGTAGTAGCTATGAGCCTGGAAGAGGCGCATGCTGCTGTTGACATGATGTTGGCAGACAACAAACTTGGTAATGTAGGCGCCCGAGTAGTCATAGAAGAATTTCTGACTGGTGAAGAAGCAAGTTTTATTGTTTTGGTCGATGGTAAAAATGTTTTGGCTTTAGCAACTAGCCAAGATCACAAACGTTTGCTCGATGCTGACCAAGGACCAAATACCGGCGGTATGGGTGCTTACTCCCCTGCTCCCGTGGTTACCCCAGAAATTCATGCACGTGCATTACGCGAAGTCATCATGCCAACCGTCAAGGGCATGCAAGCCGATGGCATTCCTTACACTGGTTTCTTATATGCAGGCTTGATGATTGCCCCAGATGGCAAGATCAAGACTTTGGAATTCAACTGCCGCATGGGTGACCCAGAAACCCAACCGATCATGGCCCGCTTGCGCAGCGATCTTGTCAATGCACTCGATCACGCGGTGGATGGCACTCTCAATGAAGTGGAATTGGAATGGGATCGCCGCACCGCGCTCGGCGTTGTGCTTGCTGCCCACAACTATCCTGATACTCCTCGTGCTGGTGATGTCATTACCGGCATCCCTGCTGACACTGAAGATCAAATCACCTTCCATGCGGGCACTAAATTGCAAGATGGCAAGGTAGTCACTTCTGGTGGTCGCGTTATGTGTGTTGTTGGACTTGCGGACACCGTTCGTGGGGCCCAGCAAAAAGCATATGAAGCAATCAATCACATCAAATTTGACGGAATGCAATATCGCAAAGATATTGGCTACCGCGCCATTAAATAAATTTATTTAAGTTAGATCAATCTTGTCAGATCAACATACCCAAATCGATATCGACGCCTTAAAGGAATATTTTTTAGGCCTGCAAGATCGCATTACCAGCGCCATGAGTACATTGGATGGCAAGGTCTTTGTTGCTGACGAGTGGCATAAACCTGAAGACAGCAAACTCAAGGGCTATGGTCGTACCTGTATTTTGGACGGCGGCAATATTCTTGAGAAAGGTGGCGTGGGGTTCTCGCACGTGCGAGGCGATCAAATGCCACCCTCAGCGTCGCATCATCGCCCAGAAATTGCAGGTCGTAGCTTTGAGGCAATGGGCGTCTCTTTGGTATTCCATCCAAATAATCCCAAAGTACCAACTACGCATATGAATGTGCGCTGCTTCATTGCCCAATCCCCAGGTAAAGAGCCGGTATGGTGGTTTGGTGGTGGCTTTGACCTCACTCCCTACTATGGCGTTGATGAAGACTGCAAACACTTTCATCAAACAGCTAAAGATGCGCTAGACCCGTTTGGGGAAGAGCTCTATCCTCGCTTTAAAAAGTGGTGTGATGAATACTTCTACCTAAAGCACCGCGAAGAACCACGCGGCATTGGTGGCGTTTTCTTTGATGACTTTAATGAGCTTGGCTTTGAAAAGAGTTTTGCGATGACTCGTGCAGTTGGCGATGCATTTATTAACGCTTACCTCCCAATCGTGAAACGTCGCTATCAAGACAGCTTTACGCCAGAAGAGAAGTCCTTCCAAGAATATCGTCGTGGTCGTTATGTGGAATACAACCTCATCTTTGATAGAGGGACCATCTTTGGTTTGCACTCAGGTGGTCGCACCGAATCCATCCTAATGTCGATGCCACCAGTGGTTCAGTGGTGGTACAACTGGCAACCGAAGCCTGGCACACCTGAAGCCAAGCTTTATGACTACTACCTTAAGCCACGCGATTGGCTAGCGTGAGCACTGACCATTGAGCACCATTAAAAAAATTGGCATCCTCGGAGGCACGTTTGATCCTCCCCATGTCGGTCACCTAAGATTGGCAACCCACTTTGCCAAAGTGTTGCACTTAGATGCCCTACTACTTATCCCTAGCGGTGAGCCATGGCAAAAGGGTACTGGCATCACTCCAGCGGAAACACGCCTGCAACTAACTGAGGCTGCTGGTATCGATTTAGCACGCGCATTTTTATATCTTAAGATTGCTACTCAAGTAGGCATTGATCGCATAGAGATTGATCGCGCCGGTCCAAGTTACGCCATTGACACTGTTAGGGTATTGCGTGAACGCTATGGTGCAGACGCTAGCCTGACCTGGTTAATGGGGGCTGATTCCTTAGTTGCGCTACCCAGCTGGAACTCCTGGGAAAAACTCAGTCATTACGTCAATTTTGCTGTGGCCACTAGACCGCATCATGGTTTAAAGATGGAAATCAGTTCTGAAGTGGGTCAATTTTTGAAAGGCCACCAAACAAGTGATCCTGCCGCCCTTGAAAATCAACCTTCTGGCCTCATATACATCGATGAAGGCTTGAATGTTGACCTATCCTCTACCGAACTAAGAGATCGCCTCAAATCGAGTTCTCGGGGCGCTATCGCTTCTGAGCATATTCCAACCCACACCCTAGAAATCATTACAAATCTGGGCTTGTATCAGTAATCAAGCTAAGATCACCCTAATTAGAAAAAATTATTGTCGAGAAAATATGGACTTACGTAAATTACAACGCGTCGTGATTGATGCCCTAGAAGACGTCAAAGCACAAGATATCCGCGTGTATGACACAAGCAAATTGAGTGAGTTATTTGATCGCGTGATCATTGCTACCGGCTCAAGCAATCGTCAAACCCGCTCTTTAGCGATGTCGGTCAAAGAAGAGGTCAATGCCAAAGGCGGCGAAGTCATTTCCATCGAAGGCTTAGAAACTGGTGAATGGGTATTGGTGGACTGCGGTGATATCGTCGTGCATATTTTGCAACCCATGCTTCGCTCCTATTACCAGCTTGAAGGCATGTGGGGTGCTAAACCTGTGCGCGTGAAATTGGCTGGTAGTAAAGGTCTTGTTAAAGCCAGCGAATCTGAAGACGACGACGAATAACTTCGTCGTTACCTGCATCGATGCGCCTTACTATTGTTTCAGTTGGTCACAAGATGCCCGATTGGGTTGCAACCGCAACCCATGACTACATCAAAAGAATGCCTGCAGATTGCAGCATCGAAATCAAAGAGATCAAACCAGATCTCACGCCAGCCAAGGAAGCTCTCAAAATTGCAGCGGCCATTCCAAAGGGTTCCAGAGTCATTGCTTTGGATGAACGCGGCAAAGACCAAACTACTCAGAATCTAGCCACACAGTTGGCTAGCTGGCGTCAGGAGGGCTTTGATATTACCTTCCTGATCGGTGGCGCAGATGGCTTGGATGCTAGCCTGAAAACTAGCGCACAAGCAATGTGGCGGCTTTCCAGCCTTACCCTTCCCCACGCGATGGCAAGAGTGATGCTGGTAGAACAACTCTATCGAGCCTGGACCATACTCCAAGGCCACCCTTACCATCGTGAGTAATGCCGTGCATTCTTTTATCTACCTGGCTTCGCAAAGCCCCCGTCGCCAAGAGCTCTTAAAGCAAATTGGCGTTCGCTTCGAAATGCTGTTGCCTGCTCCAGGTGAGGATAGCGAGAGTATTGAAATACCGCTCCCCCAAGAAAAAGCGCGCGTCTATGTAGAGCGCGTTACCTTGGCGAAAAGTGCAGCGGCACTTGCTCGTTGGCAAAAAAGTGGTTTACCTTGGGCCCCGATTCTCTGTGCTGATACTACCGTTAGCTTACCCAATAGTCCTGATGGTGAAATTTTGGGTAAACCTGTCGATGCAGCAGATGCGGCACGCATTCTGAGTATGCTGAGTGGCCAAATTCATGAAGTACTTAGTTCAGTTGCGATTACCGTTAGCCCGAACGAAAAACCCATACAACTTGTTCAGGTATCTAAAGTTGAGTTTGCTTCTTTATCTCCAGAACAAATTGCTGCGTATATAGCCAGCGGTGAACCCTTTGGTAAAGCTGGGGCCTACGGCATACAGGGCTTGGGCGGAGCCTTTATACCCTCTATTGCAGGCAGCTATAGCGGTATCATGGGGCTACCTATTTACGAAACACAGCTTTTACTAAATCGCGCCCAAGTCAGCAGCATATGAACGAAGAAATACTGATCAATATCACTCCGCAAGAAACACGCGTTGCTTTAATTCAGCAAGGGGCGGTTCAGGAATTGCAAATTGAACGTACACGCCAACGCGGTATTGTGGGTAATATCTATTTAGCTAAAGTAGCGCGCGTATTGCCAGGTATGCAGTCCGCGTTCATCGAGATTGGTCTAGAGCGCACTGCTTTTATGCACGTTGCCGATATCACTCAAAACAATCCTCAAGCACAAATTGAAAAATTATTGTTTGAAGGTCAAACCCTGCTAGTGCAAGTACTTAAAGACCCTTTAGGTACCAAAGGAGCACGCTTAACAACTCAACTGAGTATTGCTGGCCGTAATTTAGTGTATCTGCCTCCTGCGGGCAGTGATGCTGCCACCGAAAAATACATTGGCGTATCTCAGCGCATCGATCAACCTGAAGAGCGCGAAGCGATTAAGTCTCGTCTTGCTAGCCTCATGGCTGATGATGAAAAAGGCGGCATTATTGTCCGCACTAGCGCCCAAGACGCCTCAGATACCGAACTGCAGCATGACATGCTTTACCTGCGTACGACCTGGGACAACATTCATGCGGCCATGAAACATAAGCCAGCCCCTACCCTCCTCTATCAAGATCTCAGCTTAGCTGAACGGGTATTGCGTGATGTTGCCGGTGAAGAAACTACCCAGATCCGCGTGGATTCTGCTGAGAATTTCGAGAAGCTCAAAGCATTTACCACTGCTTACATGCCCAATCTTTTGGGCAAGCTCACACTCCATCGTGGTGAGCGAGCACTCTTTGATTTGTTTGACGTCGATGCTGAGATCAATAAAGCACTTGGTCGCCGTGTAGATCTAAAGTCTGGCGGCTATCTGATGATCGACCAAACAGAGTCGATGACAACAATTGATGTGAACACCGGTAGTTATGTCGGTGCACGCAATCTCGATGACACTGTTTTCAAAACTAACTTAGAAGCAGCTCAAGCCATTGCTCGCCAACTGCGCTTACGCAATCTTGGTGGAATCATCATTATTGACTTCATTGATATGGCTGGCAAAGACCATCAAGAGTCTGTATTACATGAACTCAAGCGCAATCTAGAGCGTGATCATGCCCGCACCTCAGTAAGCGACTTTTCTGCATTAGGCTTGGTAGAAATGACTCGCAAACGGACGCGTGAGTCACTGGCCCATATCACCTGCGAGCCCTGTGCTATATGCCTTGGCAAGGGTGAGATTAAAACTGCTCAAACGATTTGTTATGAAATTTTGCGAGAGATTGTGCGGGAGCACCGCCAATTCAATCCAAAAGAATTTAGGATTGTGGCTGCACCCGATGTAATTGACCTCTTCTTAGAGGAAGAGAATCAATTCCTCGCCCAGTTAGGCGACTTTATTGGAAAGCCTATCACTCTACAAGCAGAAGGCAGTTTCCGCCAAGAGCAATACGATATTGTTCTTAGTTAATCGCCCTTAATTTCAGTAATTTTATTAAGCGTTTGAGAACTGAATGCGATGCAAATTCGCATACAGTCCATCTTGCTTAATTAAATCTTCATGCGAACCGTTTTCAACGATTTGACCGTGCTCCAAAACGACAATACGGTCTGCATGCTCAATAGTGGATAAGCGATGGGCAATCACTAAAGTAGTTCTTCCAGCCATCAGGCGCTCGAGTGCATCTTGCACCTG includes the following:
- the lptG gene encoding LPS export ABC transporter permease LptG, with the protein product MKLLFPFIYERYLAKQIYAAFGFILFALVALFLFFDILSELGSVQGAYTLPLALLHVLLKAPSRISEIIPIAGLIGSIYVFAMLASQSEFTILRIAGLDVKRGLITLTKISLPLIALTLIMSEWVGPYTEAKSDQIRMKAMGSAYSSQFRTGVWVKDRLRDEDGSGPVRPGVRYVNVGKVDKDNEIRNIRMYEFDDTYHLLSIRSAASGHFDETGVWVLNDVTETRFKETKQSDPLNPVFSAQTFTHPIVSLESEVTPQILSVLLISPEKMSIVSLGRFISHLRDNKQDAQRHSIAFWKKVVYPFTIFVMLTLALPFAYLKVRAGSVGIKVFGGIMLGMSFQLFNSLFSNVGLLGSWPALLTALTPPLLYFLLAILGLRWVSKA
- a CDS encoding YebC/PmpR family DNA-binding transcriptional regulator, whose product is MAGHSKWANIQHRKGRQDEKRGKIWTKLIKEITVAAKLGGGDIATNPRLRLAIDKAKDSNMPNDNVQRAIQRGTGSLEGVNYEEIRYEGYGINGAAIIVDCLTDNRTRTVAEVRHAFNKNGGNMGTEGSVAFLFKHCGQMLFAPGTSEDQLMEVALDAGAEDVITHDDGSLEVLSPVPDFSKVQDAIGKAGLKPELATVAMRPETEIALEGDQAESMQKLLDALENLDDVQEVFTNAAL
- the hemF gene encoding oxygen-dependent coproporphyrinogen oxidase — translated: MDIDALKEYFLGLQDRITSAMSTLDGKVFVADEWHKPEDSKLKGYGRTCILDGGNILEKGGVGFSHVRGDQMPPSASHHRPEIAGRSFEAMGVSLVFHPNNPKVPTTHMNVRCFIAQSPGKEPVWWFGGGFDLTPYYGVDEDCKHFHQTAKDALDPFGEELYPRFKKWCDEYFYLKHREEPRGIGGVFFDDFNELGFEKSFAMTRAVGDAFINAYLPIVKRRYQDSFTPEEKSFQEYRRGRYVEYNLIFDRGTIFGLHSGGRTESILMSMPPVVQWWYNWQPKPGTPEAKLYDYYLKPRDWLA
- a CDS encoding nucleoside triphosphate pyrophosphatase gives rise to the protein MSNAVHSFIYLASQSPRRQELLKQIGVRFEMLLPAPGEDSESIEIPLPQEKARVYVERVTLAKSAAALARWQKSGLPWAPILCADTTVSLPNSPDGEILGKPVDAADAARILSMLSGQIHEVLSSVAITVSPNEKPIQLVQVSKVEFASLSPEQIAAYIASGEPFGKAGAYGIQGLGGAFIPSIAGSYSGIMGLPIYETQLLLNRAQVSSI
- a CDS encoding nicotinate-nucleotide adenylyltransferase — encoded protein: MSTIKKIGILGGTFDPPHVGHLRLATHFAKVLHLDALLLIPSGEPWQKGTGITPAETRLQLTEAAGIDLARAFLYLKIATQVGIDRIEIDRAGPSYAIDTVRVLRERYGADASLTWLMGADSLVALPSWNSWEKLSHYVNFAVATRPHHGLKMEISSEVGQFLKGHQTSDPAALENQPSGLIYIDEGLNVDLSSTELRDRLKSSSRGAIASEHIPTHTLEIITNLGLYQ
- the purD gene encoding phosphoribosylamine--glycine ligase, producing the protein MKILLIGSGGREHALAWKLAQSPQVQKVYVAPGNGGTATAKQTDAGIENLPITGLQELADFAKREKIHLTVVGPEAPLAAGIVDVFRNNGLRIFGPTQLAAQLESSKDFSKAFMKRHGIPTADYQTFSNALEAHAYIDAKGAPIVIKADGLAAGKGVVVAMSLEEAHAAVDMMLADNKLGNVGARVVIEEFLTGEEASFIVLVDGKNVLALATSQDHKRLLDADQGPNTGGMGAYSPAPVVTPEIHARALREVIMPTVKGMQADGIPYTGFLYAGLMIAPDGKIKTLEFNCRMGDPETQPIMARLRSDLVNALDHAVDGTLNEVELEWDRRTALGVVLAAHNYPDTPRAGDVITGIPADTEDQITFHAGTKLQDGKVVTSGGRVMCVVGLADTVRGAQQKAYEAINHIKFDGMQYRKDIGYRAIK
- a CDS encoding CysB family HTH-type transcriptional regulator, with the protein product MNLHQFRFVREAVRQNFNLTTAAKALFTSQPGVSKAIIELEDELGVEIFRRHGKRIRSLTEPGKRILSSIERILDEVETLKRVGKDFASQDQGSFVIATTHTQARYALPKVLTEFTKRFPKVKVSIQQGSPGQIAELLTHDRADIAIATEGIANTPGVLALPGYQWQHVLMVPLSHPLLNQATLTLEEIAKYPIITYDKAFAGRSKIDAAFAQRNITPDIILEAIDADVIKTYVETGMGIGIVAGHAYDPDRDRNLKVIPAGHLFGNNVTHLGVKQGAYLRSFVYTFIELFSPTLTKKIVEQAMNNESETYEI
- the lptF gene encoding LPS export ABC transporter permease LptF produces the protein MIFKQALRRELSFTTGGVFLVLVTIMVTTLVIRILGFAANGAVNPEDALVLIALATLGYLAVLLTVSLFVATLIVLVRWYKDSEMIVWFASGLSVTNLIRPILQFATPLIIVIALLALFVWPWANRESTLISQRFQQRDDVSMVSSGQFKESAKAERVFFIEELDVDKSEVKNIFVADSKNGRLSIAVSSSGYIQNSAGGEKSIVLHNGRRYEGQPTQPDFRILEFDEYSTKIRSKETLAPAPRDREKTITELINEPNPAFTNPNRAELLWRIGLPLMALGLVLIAIPLAYVNPRLGNYTAMFYAVLIYLIYSNLLNLTQNFVSQGKVSVFVAIWPIHLLALLIATALIRNRINPSLKWWLRQLPASMVKK
- the rlmH gene encoding 23S rRNA (pseudouridine(1915)-N(3))-methyltransferase RlmH, yielding MRLTIVSVGHKMPDWVATATHDYIKRMPADCSIEIKEIKPDLTPAKEALKIAAAIPKGSRVIALDERGKDQTTQNLATQLASWRQEGFDITFLIGGADGLDASLKTSAQAMWRLSSLTLPHAMARVMLVEQLYRAWTILQGHPYHRE
- a CDS encoding leucyl aminopeptidase; translated protein: MQFSTKIFPQADLQSPKLQKSSLKTLLSQATDCLVLAYSKADIDSFTGAKGAKAKVGFLPELDLMLGGSVTHADTVGDLDANQAAVCMLRAEKSWSTNGVKAKRILLVSLGDVHLASERSLTTYSKVARAALKALSGGSVESALWFTPSFALAHKADFIAEEVRLTVQYAGDQAYRFGVRQPAMKFKAKDKADAFKNLVFAGNDACAKELKAAVEQGVSMVEGMNLAKDLGNLPPNICTPTYLGKAAQGLSKKTSLKVEVLGLKQIEALGMGSFLSVAKGAVTPPQFIVMKHQGGKAGEAPIVLVGKGITFDTGGISLKPGEAMDEMKYDMCGAASVIGTMYSVALMKLKKNVIGVIPTCENMPSGQATRPGDIVKSMSGQTIEVLNTDAEGRLILCDALTYVERFKPAAVIDIATLTGACVIALGHVHSGLFSEDENLVSELTKAGHASLDTVWRLPLDAAYHEQLKSNFADVANIGGRPAGSVTAACFLSRFTEKYKWAHLDIAGTAWKSGAAKGSTGRPVPLLVNFLLERK